One stretch of Cedecea neteri DNA includes these proteins:
- a CDS encoding PAAR domain-containing protein produces MGKFVVVLGDATSHGGKVSSASSSFDISGKNVALLNDSVTCPEHGINKIIECDISAYEENGRGIVVHGCKTLCGSIVIAGFQDMEID; encoded by the coding sequence ATGGGAAAATTCGTGGTGGTGTTGGGTGATGCCACCTCACACGGTGGAAAAGTCTCCTCCGCCTCATCCAGTTTCGACATTTCAGGGAAGAATGTAGCCTTATTAAATGACTCGGTCACCTGCCCAGAACATGGAATAAATAAAATTATTGAGTGTGATATTTCAGCCTATGAAGAAAATGGCCGTGGAATTGTCGTCCATGGCTGTAAAACATTGTGCGGATCAATTGTTATTGCAGGTTTTCAGGATATGGAAATTGATTGA
- a CDS encoding effector protein Tle3 domain-containing protein, with product MSNQQSEPLRDAPVHYDDNGKPSWRGMCSHKNIKVRSACYHPVQLPGLIIFVHGVNSEGEWYDIAEENLCIGLNKRLNLPQKEWLAKNIYKADAVLGRGIIDSDSSRSPVIRFYWGYTAKPGTEDDYQVPLRNLAGEDYHNLKKYKKLPQSTLAAKGPWYWGGGPFQNGCNQLVSLWSDEGFNKWVRQSPIPFSVQFVNSELDRLLAKAPARHYYAHAARRLADLLNTIRSTYPKDTVTLISHSQGTMIAMAATLLADKAPDALFVMNSPYAMEHKKVDRFSYPFAECISTQARHQTLETIVKKVAQQASHLAEADYGRMVVGADADKRSWKPTGMADNGIPERDNHGRTWIYCNPHDRVMGMSALLSIGWQGLPNTPEGKMPELLVNNKGHLFQRMLARETPCGDNPRQDTPFGRLLPSGSPFWDDGGQFGVYDNPPLNQTLYINGEKVPEPITAHELSGFDATRVGLQEKNKTNIEQEGYGWGQYSTNSKGKKIWHDDTFPYYASLYPEQWKSETDGMDWSPASKDERMNRRRETQEEKEARLRTFVSQPSDHSSLPSNPQFMSRVVAYDLPIGLCDSSNDKSFLAQLRRMADWQQSDSYFRTGVHPQYSRPAEVDAESAGGISPEEMAEIRAMDNRGRHP from the coding sequence ATGAGTAATCAACAATCCGAGCCTCTGCGTGACGCTCCCGTGCATTATGATGATAATGGCAAACCATCCTGGCGTGGCATGTGCTCGCACAAAAATATTAAGGTGCGCTCAGCCTGCTATCATCCTGTTCAACTGCCTGGATTAATTATCTTTGTCCACGGCGTTAACTCTGAGGGGGAATGGTATGATATCGCAGAGGAAAATTTATGTATCGGTTTAAATAAGCGATTAAATTTACCTCAAAAAGAGTGGTTGGCAAAAAATATTTATAAAGCCGATGCAGTTTTAGGCCGGGGTATTATCGACTCTGATTCAAGTCGTTCACCGGTGATCCGTTTCTACTGGGGTTACACCGCAAAACCGGGAACGGAAGATGACTATCAGGTTCCGCTGCGTAATCTGGCAGGCGAGGATTATCACAATCTGAAAAAATATAAAAAGCTTCCGCAGAGTACGCTTGCGGCGAAAGGCCCGTGGTACTGGGGCGGCGGTCCGTTTCAAAACGGCTGCAACCAGCTGGTTTCTCTGTGGAGTGATGAAGGATTTAATAAGTGGGTCAGGCAGTCACCCATCCCGTTTAGCGTACAGTTTGTGAACAGTGAACTGGATCGCCTGCTGGCAAAAGCACCCGCCCGGCATTACTACGCGCATGCCGCTCGCCGACTGGCAGATTTGCTGAATACTATCCGTAGCACCTATCCGAAAGATACCGTGACGCTGATTTCTCATAGCCAGGGCACGATGATTGCCATGGCTGCAACGTTGCTGGCGGATAAAGCGCCTGATGCTCTGTTTGTGATGAACTCGCCGTATGCGATGGAGCACAAAAAGGTGGATCGCTTCTCCTACCCGTTTGCTGAATGTATCTCAACTCAGGCACGGCACCAGACGCTGGAGACAATTGTAAAAAAAGTCGCTCAGCAGGCGAGCCACCTCGCCGAGGCTGACTATGGCCGGATGGTTGTGGGTGCCGATGCAGATAAGCGCAGCTGGAAACCTACGGGCATGGCTGATAACGGGATACCTGAACGGGATAATCACGGGCGCACCTGGATTTACTGCAACCCGCACGATCGGGTGATGGGGATGAGTGCGCTGCTCAGCATTGGCTGGCAGGGGCTGCCAAACACACCGGAAGGGAAAATGCCGGAGTTGCTGGTGAATAATAAAGGGCATTTATTTCAGCGGATGCTGGCGCGGGAAACACCCTGCGGCGATAACCCCCGCCAGGACACCCCTTTCGGACGCCTGCTCCCATCTGGTTCACCTTTCTGGGATGATGGCGGTCAGTTTGGCGTATACGATAACCCGCCACTCAATCAGACGCTGTATATCAATGGTGAAAAGGTACCTGAACCTATTACCGCTCATGAACTTTCCGGTTTTGATGCTACCCGTGTCGGATTACAGGAAAAGAACAAGACAAATATAGAACAGGAGGGCTACGGTTGGGGGCAATACTCTACAAATTCCAAGGGAAAGAAAATCTGGCATGACGATACCTTTCCTTACTACGCCTCGCTGTATCCGGAGCAGTGGAAGAGTGAAACTGACGGCATGGACTGGAGCCCGGCCAGCAAAGATGAGCGTATGAATCGCAGACGTGAAACCCAGGAAGAGAAAGAGGCGCGGTTACGGACGTTTGTCTCCCAGCCCAGCGATCACAGCTCCTTGCCTTCTAATCCTCAATTCATGAGCCGAGTCGTGGCTTATGATTTACCAATAGGGCTCTGCGACAGTTCAAATGATAAGAGCTTCCTGGCGCAGTTGCGCCGGATGGCTGACTGGCAACAGAGCGACAGCTATTTCCGTACCGGTGTTCATCCGCAATATAGCCGGCCAGCGGAAGTTGATGCGGAGAGTGCAGGAGGCATCAGTCCTGAAGAGATGGCGGAAATCCGGGCAATGGACAACCGGGGCAGGCATCCCTGA
- a CDS encoding T6SS immunity protein Tli3 family protein — protein MKKLIWWLAGFIGLLLACGSLSGCVTTSGAAFGAASGAMVAKGVGHDFNYYVFDVPPQVIYRIDDHRFFTLENYKDCDHGGLAYYNDTKNKIKKYVGGGSDSNAILSANPLMSWKGDFIYAASDNVVAYIERFPRMSDRDTHSGVFFAYEIGGKYGLINVGADYESGLRKTILVTNSALYLKSPGAQNLLFTLPVTNTNSFDISEDGPKSAEGDAWPLVQTPLRTTRFTCDNTIKPVSVRVSPDQVYAVDATEVPKYE, from the coding sequence ATGAAAAAGTTAATATGGTGGCTGGCTGGTTTTATAGGGTTGTTACTTGCTTGTGGTTCTCTGTCGGGGTGTGTCACCACATCGGGAGCTGCGTTTGGGGCTGCGTCGGGTGCGATGGTGGCCAAAGGCGTCGGGCATGATTTTAACTATTATGTTTTTGATGTACCGCCGCAGGTTATTTATCGCATTGACGATCATCGGTTCTTTACCCTGGAAAACTATAAAGACTGCGATCATGGTGGTCTTGCCTATTACAATGACACAAAAAACAAAATTAAAAAGTACGTAGGCGGTGGCTCAGACAGTAACGCTATCTTAAGTGCGAATCCACTAATGTCATGGAAGGGGGATTTTATTTATGCTGCATCTGATAATGTTGTTGCATATATTGAAAGGTTTCCTCGCATGAGTGATCGAGATACCCATAGTGGGGTTTTTTTTGCTTATGAAATTGGTGGTAAATATGGGCTGATTAATGTTGGGGCGGATTACGAATCAGGGTTGAGGAAAACTATTCTTGTTACGAACTCTGCTTTGTATTTAAAGTCTCCAGGTGCGCAAAATTTATTATTTACCTTGCCTGTGACAAATACAAATTCCTTCGATATATCGGAAGATGGTCCTAAATCAGCAGAAGGAGATGCATGGCCTCTTGTTCAAACCCCTTTAAGAACGACCCGGTTTACTTGTGATAATACAATAAAACCTGTAAGCGTCAGGGTGTCGCCTGATCAGGTTTATGCAGTTGATGCCACGGAGGTACCTAAGTATGAGTAA
- a CDS encoding ImcF-related family protein, producing the protein MKKILHSLGVVLLVVAIAIILLFVFSQTESPPAENRSWNSVVGVVFLTGLLVTILFFLLSGKNHNTPVAPADGHLDNADKETITCNYHELRNHLRARYTFLWRHKVRLLLITGDEAAIEQLVPGLQKNQWLEGNRTVLIYGGSLTAEPGKEKYTALRKLRRGRPLDSIIRVLPHSSELTPQISDTDLRGLEKISELLRYSAPVWLWQLCDSAWSQAKRTEQAVGASFPLRANPDDVVRQMENLLPRLTTQGVSQVIENNSHDFLLRLSQHLKEGGIRRWVELLTPWLYASQSRIPLRGVMFSLPPGKSAQNAVAATHTGAEKFIPESQRHALTLPAIWQGITADCTRVRGRRVGMAWEQTLAIGIMVVVGFWAAGLLLSFALNYGQISSVAGKSHDLVKNRAVSDRQLTALHDLRNDAGRLQHHVQDGSPWYQRFGLDHGQQLLNAMLPWYGVANNRLIRDPANEALMQKLAALANSAPNSDRRAQLAKPGYDQLKAWLMMSRPDKTDGAFYSQTMQSVQPTRAGISPGLWQSLSPDLWAFYITGLPNQPQWKITPDAQLVSQSRQVLLQQIGRRNAESTLYENMLKSVRRNFADVSLEDMTSGTDARRLFTTDEVVPGMFTRQAWEGGIQQAIAKAANSRREEIDWVLSDSQQSVSGEISPEALKARLTERYFTDFAGSWLNFLNSLRLNPASNIADVTDQLTLMSDVRQSPLIALMNTLAWQGETGQKAEKFSESIIKSAKELVSNKDKPVIDQTAAGPQGPLDDTFGPLLTMMGKNEASNVMSADSSLSLQTYLTRITRVRLRLQQVASASDPQEMMQTLAQTVFQGKSIDLTDTQQYGGLVAASLGEEWSSFGHTMFVQPLTQAWETVLQPSAASLNDKWRRSVAANWHTAFNGRYPFTISKSEASLPMLAEFVRKDSGRIERFLTTELNGVLHKEGSQWVPDKMHGQGLTFNPAFLQAVNQLSQLSDILFTDGGQGISFELQARPAPQVVETQLTIDGQKLHYFNQMADWQAFRWPGVTYKPGTQLTWTSTSAGARLFGDYSGTWGFIRWLEEGKRQQLDSSEWMMSFTAPDGRTLQWVLRSQLGKGPLTLLALRGFTLPDRIFSVDSVATAQALTPGAGDDDMDGTE; encoded by the coding sequence ATGAAAAAGATATTGCACAGCCTGGGTGTTGTGCTGCTTGTTGTTGCTATTGCAATCATTCTTCTTTTTGTATTTTCTCAGACAGAATCGCCACCGGCTGAAAATAGATCCTGGAACTCCGTTGTTGGCGTGGTTTTTTTAACAGGATTACTGGTCACGATACTTTTCTTTCTGCTCTCAGGGAAAAATCATAACACTCCTGTTGCCCCGGCCGATGGTCACCTGGATAATGCCGATAAAGAAACAATTACCTGTAACTATCATGAATTGCGTAACCATCTCCGCGCGCGATACACCTTCCTCTGGCGCCATAAAGTCCGCCTGCTGCTCATCACCGGCGACGAAGCCGCGATTGAACAGCTGGTTCCCGGCCTGCAGAAAAATCAATGGCTCGAAGGTAACCGTACCGTACTGATTTACGGCGGTAGTCTGACTGCTGAGCCCGGCAAGGAAAAATATACCGCGCTGCGCAAACTGCGCCGTGGCCGCCCGCTGGACAGCATTATTCGCGTGCTACCGCACTCGTCAGAACTCACGCCGCAGATAAGTGATACAGACCTGCGCGGCCTGGAAAAAATCAGTGAACTGCTGCGTTATTCCGCACCAGTCTGGCTATGGCAGCTGTGCGACAGCGCCTGGTCGCAGGCAAAGCGCACGGAGCAGGCAGTCGGGGCAAGTTTCCCGCTCCGCGCAAATCCGGATGATGTCGTTCGTCAGATGGAAAACCTGTTGCCACGCCTCACGACGCAGGGCGTTAGCCAGGTCATCGAAAATAACAGCCACGATTTTCTGTTGCGGCTGAGCCAGCACCTGAAAGAGGGCGGCATCCGCCGCTGGGTTGAGCTACTGACGCCGTGGCTGTATGCCTCGCAATCACGTATCCCCCTGCGGGGCGTGATGTTCAGCCTCCCGCCAGGCAAATCAGCACAAAACGCCGTAGCGGCGACGCATACTGGTGCGGAGAAGTTCATCCCGGAATCACAGCGCCATGCCCTGACGCTGCCTGCCATCTGGCAGGGCATTACGGCGGACTGTACCCGCGTCCGGGGCCGCCGGGTGGGTATGGCCTGGGAGCAAACGCTGGCTATAGGCATCATGGTCGTGGTGGGATTTTGGGCCGCCGGGCTGCTGCTTTCCTTTGCGCTGAACTACGGGCAGATTTCTTCTGTCGCCGGCAAATCACACGATCTTGTTAAAAATCGCGCCGTCTCTGACCGGCAGCTCACCGCCCTGCACGATCTGCGTAACGACGCCGGTCGCCTGCAGCATCATGTCCAGGACGGTTCGCCGTGGTACCAACGCTTTGGGCTTGACCACGGGCAGCAGCTGCTGAATGCGATGCTGCCCTGGTACGGTGTGGCGAACAACCGCCTGATTCGTGACCCGGCCAACGAGGCCCTGATGCAAAAACTCGCCGCGCTGGCTAACTCGGCGCCCAACAGCGACAGGCGTGCACAGCTGGCGAAACCCGGTTATGACCAGCTGAAAGCCTGGCTGATGATGTCGCGCCCGGATAAAACCGATGGCGCGTTCTACTCGCAGACCATGCAGAGCGTACAGCCCACGCGCGCAGGGATATCCCCGGGGCTGTGGCAAAGTTTATCCCCGGACCTGTGGGCGTTCTATATCACCGGGCTACCAAACCAGCCTCAGTGGAAAATTACGCCAGACGCACAGCTCGTCAGCCAGAGCCGGCAGGTGCTGCTGCAGCAGATTGGCCGCCGCAACGCGGAAAGCACGCTGTATGAAAACATGCTCAAATCCGTGCGGCGTAACTTTGCGGATGTCTCCCTGGAAGACATGACCAGCGGCACCGATGCCCGCCGCCTGTTTACCACGGATGAAGTGGTGCCGGGGATGTTCACCCGCCAGGCGTGGGAGGGCGGTATTCAACAGGCGATTGCGAAGGCGGCTAACTCTCGCCGGGAAGAGATTGACTGGGTGCTGAGCGACAGCCAACAAAGCGTGTCTGGCGAGATTTCGCCAGAGGCGCTTAAGGCGCGTCTGACCGAGCGTTACTTCACCGATTTTGCCGGCAGCTGGCTGAACTTTCTCAACAGTTTACGGCTTAATCCGGCCAGTAACATTGCCGATGTGACCGACCAGCTGACGCTCATGAGCGATGTGCGCCAGTCTCCGCTGATTGCCCTGATGAACACGCTGGCCTGGCAGGGTGAGACCGGCCAGAAAGCCGAAAAGTTTTCTGAGTCGATCATCAAATCTGCAAAAGAGCTGGTCAGCAACAAGGACAAACCGGTGATTGACCAGACGGCGGCAGGCCCTCAGGGGCCTCTCGATGACACCTTTGGGCCGTTATTGACGATGATGGGGAAAAACGAGGCCAGCAACGTGATGTCTGCAGACAGTTCGCTGAGCCTGCAAACGTACCTGACCCGCATCACTCGCGTGCGGCTGCGTTTGCAGCAGGTAGCCAGCGCGTCTGACCCGCAGGAGATGATGCAAACCCTGGCGCAGACCGTCTTCCAGGGCAAAAGCATCGATCTGACGGACACTCAGCAGTACGGTGGCCTTGTGGCGGCCAGCCTTGGGGAAGAGTGGAGCAGCTTTGGTCATACGATGTTTGTGCAGCCGCTGACGCAGGCCTGGGAAACCGTGCTCCAGCCGTCGGCCGCGAGCCTCAATGACAAGTGGCGTCGCTCGGTGGCCGCCAACTGGCACACGGCGTTCAACGGTCGCTATCCGTTTACCATCAGCAAAAGTGAAGCTTCGTTGCCGATGCTGGCTGAATTTGTGCGTAAGGACAGCGGGCGTATAGAACGCTTCCTCACCACGGAGCTGAACGGCGTGCTGCATAAAGAAGGCAGCCAGTGGGTACCAGACAAGATGCACGGCCAGGGGCTGACCTTTAATCCGGCCTTTCTCCAGGCGGTTAACCAGCTGAGCCAGCTGTCGGACATTCTGTTTACCGACGGCGGCCAGGGCATCAGCTTTGAACTGCAGGCCCGGCCTGCGCCGCAGGTGGTGGAAACGCAACTCACTATTGACGGGCAAAAACTGCATTATTTCAACCAGATGGCCGACTGGCAGGCCTTCCGCTGGCCGGGGGTAACGTATAAACCAGGCACCCAGCTGACCTGGACCTCAACCAGCGCCGGGGCACGGCTGTTTGGCGATTACAGCGGGACCTGGGGGTTCATCCGCTGGCTGGAAGAGGGCAAACGGCAACAGCTGGATAGCAGCGAGTGGATGATGAGTTTTACCGCCCCGGACGGGCGAACGCTGCAATGGGTGCTGCGCTCGCAGCTGGGTAAGGGGCCGCTGACGCTGCTGGCGCTGCGAGGTTTCACGCTGCCGGATCGGATCTTTAGCGTCGACAGCGTGGCCACGGCTCAGGCCCTGACTCCCGGAGCAGGAGATGATGACATGGATGGAACGGAATAA
- the tssF gene encoding type VI secretion system baseplate subunit TssF encodes MDDLTLRYYDAEMRYLLEAGEEFARAHPDQAAMLNLDKAGARDPYVERLFEGFAFMMGRLREKLDDDLPELTEGLVSLLWPHYLRTIPSMSVVEFTPDWLEMKEPMRIVKGFEVNSRPIGDKGTRCRYTTTREIHLQPLALEHVRLATNAEGRSVVTLRFSCGKLADWSQLDLSALALYFNADAPLACAMHEAFTQNVARMWLRMPGDVDSRPFDGHFTAQGFGDDDALWPKSNSSFSGYQLLLEYFTFREKFMFTGLRGLETVDFPAALPWFEIDVVLAERWEHDFSFNEKHLRLNCVPVINLFPLESDPLTLDSLQTEYMLRPMRVQDGHTEIYAVDSVMSSNQHVYVPFSSFRHKGGMMRHEAPEYYYHTRVRRGPSGLHNTWLILGGEAFDSHTVPEDESLSLTLTGTNGQLPRRALQSTVLDTAVKTPTTSMTVRNLCAPTLPCYPPAQDRFHWRVLSHLGSGFLSMMDNADVLRGTLALYEWTDSEMNRRRLEAIIDVKHGETERFEQGFLVRGVQIEVTLDGHGFAGRGDVCLFGEMLSRFFALYTDIYLFNRLIIILQPTGERLEWEEKHSRRIPG; translated from the coding sequence ATGGACGATTTAACCCTGCGTTATTACGACGCTGAAATGCGCTACCTGCTGGAAGCCGGTGAAGAATTTGCCCGCGCTCATCCTGACCAGGCGGCGATGCTTAATCTCGATAAAGCGGGCGCGCGCGACCCGTATGTGGAACGCCTGTTTGAAGGCTTTGCCTTCATGATGGGGCGGCTGCGTGAAAAGCTTGATGACGACCTGCCGGAGCTGACCGAAGGGCTGGTTAGCCTGCTGTGGCCGCATTATCTGCGTACCATTCCGTCGATGTCGGTGGTGGAATTCACCCCGGACTGGCTCGAAATGAAAGAGCCGATGCGCATCGTCAAAGGTTTCGAGGTTAACTCCCGGCCGATCGGCGACAAAGGCACGCGCTGCCGGTACACCACCACCCGGGAGATCCACCTTCAGCCGCTGGCGCTGGAGCATGTCCGGCTGGCAACCAACGCTGAGGGGCGCTCGGTGGTCACCCTGCGCTTTAGCTGTGGCAAACTGGCGGACTGGAGCCAGCTCGACCTCAGCGCTCTTGCGCTGTACTTCAACGCCGATGCGCCTCTGGCCTGCGCTATGCACGAAGCTTTTACCCAGAACGTGGCCCGCATGTGGCTGCGCATGCCCGGCGATGTGGACAGCAGGCCGTTCGACGGGCATTTCACTGCCCAGGGCTTTGGCGATGACGACGCCCTGTGGCCGAAGAGCAACAGCAGTTTCAGTGGTTACCAACTGCTGCTGGAGTACTTTACCTTCCGCGAGAAATTCATGTTTACCGGCCTGCGAGGGCTGGAAACCGTCGATTTTCCGGCGGCGCTGCCGTGGTTTGAAATCGACGTGGTACTGGCCGAGCGCTGGGAGCATGACTTCAGCTTTAACGAAAAACATCTGCGTCTGAACTGCGTGCCGGTGATTAACCTGTTCCCGCTGGAGTCCGACCCGCTGACCCTGGACTCCCTGCAAACGGAGTATATGCTGCGCCCGATGCGCGTCCAGGATGGTCACACCGAGATTTATGCCGTGGATTCGGTGATGTCATCGAATCAGCATGTTTATGTCCCGTTCTCCAGCTTCCGGCATAAAGGCGGCATGATGCGCCACGAAGCCCCGGAATATTACTACCATACCCGCGTGCGGCGTGGCCCGTCCGGGCTGCATAACACCTGGCTGATCCTGGGCGGTGAAGCCTTTGATAGCCACACCGTGCCGGAAGACGAAAGCCTTTCGTTGACGCTGACCGGCACTAACGGGCAGCTGCCGCGGCGGGCGCTGCAAAGCACCGTGCTGGATACGGCGGTGAAAACCCCCACGACCAGCATGACGGTACGTAATCTCTGCGCCCCGACGTTGCCTTGTTACCCCCCGGCGCAGGACCGTTTCCACTGGCGCGTGCTGAGCCACCTCGGCAGCGGGTTCCTGTCGATGATGGACAACGCCGATGTATTGCGCGGTACCCTGGCGCTGTATGAATGGACCGACAGCGAAATGAACCGCCGTCGCCTGGAAGCCATCATTGACGTGAAGCACGGCGAAACCGAGCGCTTTGAGCAGGGGTTCCTGGTGCGCGGCGTGCAGATTGAAGTCACCCTCGACGGTCACGGCTTTGCCGGACGAGGCGATGTTTGCCTGTTTGGCGAGATGCTGAGCCGCTTTTTCGCGCTTTACACCGATATCTACCTGTTTAACCGCCTGATTATCATCCTGCAACCAACCGGAGAACGCCTGGAATGGGAAGAGAAGCACAGCCGCCGTATTCCCGGCTGA
- the tssG gene encoding type VI secretion system baseplate subunit TssG, producing the protein MGREAQPPYSRLTPRLEASLQRINFYRFCQLLEKRHNDKPPLGSTSHPADDPVRFAPHPGMGFPASELKSVEYDADDDAQPPRIRTTFMGMYGVDSPLPTAYLDDITQRREGHEALQGFLDIFSHRILTQFYRIWRKYSYPATFEPGGTDGISQSLLGLVGLGIPGTANHIATPVSRFLALLGVLRQPGKTQEGIQALVSLLAPETTVQVSPYCLRPVEISQPLGFHGDRDFLLDGNMPLGDEAMEANSQLLIALFTDNAQESLGWKPDGLLYQDFLVMLRVYLGWRFKAKITLTTDTRLLAAPPLGEGPFWLGMNGVLGAEEERLPDDLPERFTTELGYYSGLQPARIQQGNRRVTYKFN; encoded by the coding sequence ATGGGAAGAGAAGCACAGCCGCCGTATTCCCGGCTGACACCCCGGCTGGAGGCCAGTCTCCAGCGGATTAACTTTTATCGTTTCTGCCAGTTGCTGGAAAAGCGTCACAACGATAAACCGCCGCTGGGATCGACCAGTCATCCGGCGGACGATCCCGTGCGTTTTGCGCCTCATCCGGGAATGGGGTTTCCGGCCAGCGAGCTGAAATCCGTTGAATACGACGCAGACGATGACGCTCAGCCCCCGCGTATCCGGACCACTTTTATGGGGATGTACGGGGTGGATTCCCCGCTGCCGACCGCGTATCTCGACGACATCACCCAGCGCCGGGAAGGGCACGAGGCGCTGCAGGGCTTTCTGGATATTTTTAGCCATCGCATCCTGACCCAGTTTTACCGCATCTGGCGAAAGTATTCTTACCCGGCCACCTTTGAACCTGGCGGAACAGACGGTATCTCTCAGTCCTTGCTGGGCCTGGTCGGGCTGGGGATACCCGGCACGGCAAACCATATCGCCACGCCGGTATCGCGCTTTCTGGCTTTGCTCGGCGTATTACGTCAGCCGGGAAAAACGCAGGAAGGGATACAGGCGCTGGTGAGCCTGCTGGCCCCGGAGACCACGGTGCAGGTCAGCCCGTACTGCCTGCGGCCGGTGGAAATCAGCCAGCCGCTGGGTTTTCACGGCGATCGGGATTTTTTACTGGATGGCAATATGCCGCTCGGGGATGAGGCGATGGAAGCCAACAGCCAACTGCTGATCGCCCTGTTCACGGACAACGCGCAGGAGTCGCTGGGCTGGAAGCCGGACGGTCTGCTGTATCAGGACTTTCTGGTGATGCTGCGGGTTTATCTTGGCTGGCGGTTTAAGGCCAAAATTACCCTCACCACCGATACCCGGCTGCTGGCGGCTCCCCCGCTGGGCGAGGGACCTTTCTGGCTAGGTATGAACGGTGTGCTGGGCGCCGAAGAGGAAAGGCTCCCCGACGATCTGCCCGAGCGTTTTACCACGGAATTGGGTTATTACAGCGGCCTTCAGCCCGCGAGAATACAACAAGGAAACCGACGTGTTACGTACAAGTTTAATTAA
- the tssA gene encoding type VI secretion system protein TssA: protein MSSLQNLVSACLADETLLRQQAQARTENWGQWLIPISDACPTGEDPGYDDDFQRVREEVNQLSGIDTGLICQLAEKLLTTTAKDIRVATYYCWARLHQDGEAGFAEGLELLAGMLQRFGTQLHPQRDRSRKASLEWLAGSRVLASLSLYPEVTRDDAQRTVGALLLIRDGLEAEPEASWPDLNALYSALESRLVKAGGVDAVVPQNASDATQPSHLSGSPDSQAPTLTRITSGQDLLAQARTLTSYLREQPDGWLAAHRLMKSLRHDTLREIPAPDAEGKTRIEPPRADQRAMLKRLYLQQSWSEILEQADSAFSRGANHLWFDLQWYIHEALMKLGQDVTADVIIADLKGFLRRLTGLETLAFNDGTPFADEVTLNWINTRVLDDLSGWHDESKSPVGMAENDILALEPEALEKADREGLDATFQWLQGRPGVGSAKDKWLLRLLMARVAEQKGKNELALHLLGELDSLARTITLTQWTPSLLFEVKSRRLRLLRMKASRSETDKSRLQSEMDQLLAGLIAIDPASSAVLCG, encoded by the coding sequence ATGAGCTCACTACAGAATCTCGTCTCTGCCTGCCTGGCGGATGAAACTTTACTGCGTCAGCAGGCGCAAGCCCGCACGGAAAACTGGGGGCAGTGGCTTATCCCAATAAGTGATGCATGCCCCACGGGGGAGGATCCCGGCTATGACGATGATTTTCAGCGTGTCCGGGAAGAAGTTAACCAGCTTTCCGGCATCGATACCGGCCTGATTTGCCAGCTCGCGGAAAAACTACTGACCACCACCGCCAAAGATATCCGGGTTGCCACCTACTATTGCTGGGCACGTTTGCATCAGGACGGAGAAGCAGGCTTTGCCGAAGGGCTTGAACTGCTGGCAGGCATGCTGCAACGCTTCGGCACTCAGCTTCACCCGCAGCGAGATCGTAGCCGAAAGGCTTCGCTGGAATGGCTGGCTGGTTCTCGGGTGCTTGCCAGCCTGTCGCTTTATCCGGAAGTGACGCGCGACGATGCACAACGCACCGTTGGAGCGTTGCTCCTCATTCGTGACGGTCTGGAAGCAGAGCCGGAGGCGTCATGGCCGGATCTGAACGCCCTTTATAGCGCGCTGGAGTCTCGTCTGGTGAAGGCCGGCGGCGTGGATGCCGTGGTACCACAAAATGCCAGTGACGCAACGCAACCTTCTCATCTCTCAGGATCGCCTGACAGCCAGGCACCGACGCTGACCCGCATCACCTCGGGGCAGGATTTGCTGGCCCAGGCCCGAACGCTGACGAGCTACCTTCGCGAACAGCCTGATGGCTGGCTGGCGGCGCATCGGCTGATGAAGAGTTTGCGCCATGACACCCTGCGAGAGATCCCGGCCCCGGACGCAGAGGGGAAAACGCGTATCGAACCCCCGCGTGCCGACCAGCGGGCCATGCTAAAACGCCTGTATCTGCAGCAGAGCTGGTCAGAAATCCTTGAGCAGGCGGACAGCGCCTTTTCACGCGGTGCCAACCACCTGTGGTTTGACCTGCAATGGTACATCCACGAAGCGTTGATGAAGCTGGGGCAGGACGTGACCGCCGACGTCATCATTGCGGATTTGAAAGGGTTTCTCCGGCGTCTCACCGGGCTTGAAACGCTGGCGTTTAATGACGGCACGCCGTTTGCCGATGAGGTGACGCTCAACTGGATTAATACGCGGGTGCTGGACGACCTGTCCGGCTGGCACGACGAGTCAAAAAGTCCCGTTGGCATGGCTGAGAACGACATTCTGGCCCTTGAACCGGAAGCGCTGGAGAAGGCGGACCGCGAAGGCCTTGATGCAACGTTCCAGTGGCTCCAGGGACGCCCGGGCGTGGGCTCAGCTAAAGATAAATGGCTGCTGCGCCTGCTGATGGCACGGGTGGCGGAGCAGAAGGGCAAGAATGAGCTGGCCCTGCACCTGCTGGGGGAGCTGGACAGCCTCGCGCGGACCATCACCCTCACGCAGTGGACGCCGTCGTTGCTGTTTGAAGTCAAATCACGGCGTCTCAGGCTGCTACGCATGAAAGCCTCACGAAGCGAAACCGACAAATCACGGCTCCAGTCGGAGATGGACCAGCTGCTGGCCGGTCTGATTGCCATCGACCCGGCCAGCAGCGCGGTACTGTGCGGGTAA